Proteins found in one Haloferax litoreum genomic segment:
- a CDS encoding Rid family detoxifying hydrolase — MKRVIETDEAPAAVGAYSQATTNGSLLYTAGQIPLTPDGELLDDEDIATQTKQSLDNVMAILDEAGADAGDVLKTTVFLADIDDFSEMNETYATYFDDQPPARSAVEVGNLPKGVGVEIEAVAIVDEE; from the coding sequence ATGAAGCGCGTCATCGAGACGGACGAAGCGCCGGCAGCAGTCGGTGCGTACAGTCAAGCGACGACGAACGGTTCGCTCCTCTACACGGCCGGGCAGATTCCCCTGACGCCGGACGGCGAACTCCTCGACGACGAAGACATCGCCACGCAGACCAAGCAGTCGCTCGACAACGTGATGGCCATCCTCGACGAGGCGGGCGCGGACGCCGGCGACGTGCTGAAGACGACAGTCTTCCTCGCCGACATCGACGACTTCTCGGAGATGAACGAGACGTACGCGACGTACTTCGACGACCAACCGCCGGCCCGGTCTGCCGTCGAAGTCGGCAACTTGCCGAAGGGCGTCGGCGTCGAAATCGAGGCCGTCGCCATCGTCGACGAGGAGTGA
- a CDS encoding DUF7383 domain-containing protein, with protein MPHRANYATIFIGSHLHPDDDALNLDWADDVGDETDVFEFDVPTDDPREAYLGIQAFDVGDYGHEIYINGEPLSGFDIPPRDGWQYWVDTIVGADLVGGTNTIQVVRDQSSDDALAVGTVTIHWKEPVDE; from the coding sequence GTGCCACACCGTGCGAACTACGCGACCATATTTATCGGGTCGCACCTCCACCCGGACGACGACGCACTAAATCTCGACTGGGCAGACGACGTCGGCGACGAGACGGACGTCTTCGAGTTCGACGTACCGACCGATGACCCTCGAGAGGCGTATCTGGGGATTCAGGCGTTCGACGTCGGTGACTACGGTCACGAGATTTACATCAACGGCGAACCACTCTCCGGGTTCGATATTCCACCGAGAGATGGCTGGCAATACTGGGTCGACACCATCGTCGGTGCCGACCTCGTCGGCGGGACGAACACTATCCAAGTCGTGCGCGACCAGTCGAGCGACGACGCCCTCGCCGTCGGAACCGTAACAATCCACTGGAAAGAGCCGGTCGACGAATAG
- the thsB gene encoding thermosome subunit beta, translating to MIILGEDSQRVKDRDAQAYNIRAARAVAEAVRSTLGPKGMDKMLVDSMGDVTITNDGVTILKEMDIDNPTAEMIVEVAETQEDEAGDGTTTAVAIAGELLKNAEDLLEQDIHPTAIIRGFNLASEKAREEIDDIAERVEPDDEELLKKVAETSMTGKSSELNKELLADLIVRAVKQVTVEADDGSYVVDLENISIETQTGRSASESELLTGAVIDKDPVHDDMPVQFDEANVLLLNEPVEVEETDIDTNVSIESPDQLQKFLDQEEAQLKKKVDQIVDSGADVVFCQKGIDDLAQHFLAKKGILAVRRTKKSDVKFLKNITGASIVSDLDSIESADLGTASIRRDDDDELFYVEGIGDDVHGVTLLLRGSTDHVVDELERGVQDALDVVASTVADGRVLAGGGAIEVELASRLRDYADSVSGREQLAVEAFADALELVPRVLAENAGLDSIDTLVDLRSAHENGEVRAGLNVFTGEVEDAFEAGVVETAHAKEQAIASASEAANLVLKIDDIIAAGDLSTGGNDDDEGGAPGGMGGMGGMGGMGGAM from the coding sequence ATGATCATTCTCGGTGAAGACTCCCAGCGCGTCAAAGACCGCGACGCGCAGGCGTACAACATCCGCGCTGCACGAGCGGTCGCAGAAGCAGTACGCTCCACACTCGGTCCGAAGGGGATGGACAAGATGCTCGTCGATTCGATGGGTGACGTCACCATCACGAACGACGGTGTCACCATCCTCAAGGAGATGGACATCGACAACCCGACGGCCGAGATGATCGTCGAAGTCGCCGAGACGCAGGAAGACGAAGCAGGCGACGGCACGACGACGGCAGTCGCTATCGCGGGTGAACTCCTGAAGAACGCCGAGGACCTCCTCGAACAGGACATCCACCCGACGGCCATCATCCGCGGCTTCAACCTCGCCTCCGAGAAGGCACGCGAGGAAATCGACGACATCGCAGAGCGCGTCGAACCCGACGACGAGGAACTCCTGAAGAAGGTCGCCGAAACCTCGATGACCGGCAAGAGCTCCGAACTCAACAAAGAGCTTCTCGCGGACCTCATCGTCCGCGCGGTCAAGCAGGTCACCGTCGAAGCCGACGACGGTTCCTACGTCGTCGACCTCGAGAACATCTCCATCGAGACGCAGACCGGTCGCTCCGCGTCCGAGTCTGAACTCCTCACCGGCGCAGTCATCGACAAGGACCCCGTCCACGACGACATGCCGGTCCAGTTCGACGAGGCCAACGTCCTCCTCCTCAACGAACCCGTCGAAGTCGAAGAGACCGACATCGACACGAACGTCTCCATCGAGAGCCCCGACCAGCTTCAGAAGTTCCTCGACCAAGAAGAGGCGCAACTGAAGAAGAAGGTCGACCAAATCGTCGACTCCGGCGCTGACGTGGTCTTCTGCCAGAAGGGCATCGACGACCTCGCCCAGCACTTCCTCGCCAAGAAGGGCATCCTCGCCGTCCGTCGCACGAAGAAGTCCGACGTCAAGTTCCTCAAGAACATCACGGGCGCGTCCATCGTCTCGGACCTCGACTCCATCGAGTCCGCCGACCTCGGCACGGCCTCCATCCGCCGTGACGACGACGACGAACTGTTCTACGTCGAAGGTATCGGCGACGACGTCCACGGCGTCACGCTCCTCCTCCGAGGCTCGACCGACCACGTCGTCGACGAACTCGAACGCGGCGTCCAGGACGCCCTCGACGTCGTCGCTTCGACGGTCGCCGACGGCCGCGTTCTCGCCGGCGGCGGTGCCATCGAAGTCGAACTCGCCTCGCGCCTCCGCGACTACGCGGACTCCGTCTCCGGCCGCGAGCAACTCGCCGTCGAGGCGTTCGCCGACGCGCTCGAACTCGTCCCGCGCGTCCTCGCCGAGAACGCTGGTCTCGACTCCATCGACACGCTCGTCGACCTCCGTTCTGCCCACGAGAACGGTGAGGTCCGCGCCGGCCTGAACGTCTTCACTGGCGAAGTCGAAGACGCGTTCGAAGCTGGCGTCGTCGAGACGGCCCACGCCAAGGAGCAGGCTATCGCCTCCGCCTCCGAAGCCGCGAACCTCGTCCTCAAGATTGACGACATCATCGCGGCCGGTGACCTCTCTACCGGCGGCAACGACGACGACGAAGGCGGCGCACCCGGCGGCATGGGTGGCATGGGCGGTATGGGCGGCATGGGCGGCGCGATGTGA
- a CDS encoding ornithine cyclodeaminase family protein — translation MRKTLLLNKDDVHENVQMPELISAIEDAFAAYESGDAQMPPKSYIDLPQYNGDFRSMPAYLDAGDWDAAGIKWVNVHPDNGDKFDLPTVMGTMIYSDPENAFPLALLDGTELTMLRTGAAAAVATDYLAVEDASSMGIIGAGVQSYTQLRAISEVRDIEEVVISDLDEERVADFIDAFEGEFDIRAGSIEEAAQCDVLSTVTPVESPIVPRDAVGDNTHINAMGADAEGKHELADEVLLDAKLVIDDHAQTTHSGEINVPYHEGVLSDDDIYGAIGEIVVGSKDGRTEDDGITVFDSTGLAIQDVAAAHVAYEHAIENDNGYAFDLLGLADE, via the coding sequence ATGCGCAAGACGCTGCTACTGAACAAAGACGACGTCCACGAGAACGTCCAGATGCCGGAACTCATCTCGGCTATCGAGGACGCGTTCGCCGCCTACGAGTCGGGCGACGCGCAGATGCCGCCGAAGTCCTACATCGACCTGCCGCAGTACAACGGTGACTTCCGGTCGATGCCCGCCTATCTCGACGCGGGTGACTGGGACGCAGCAGGCATCAAGTGGGTCAACGTCCACCCCGACAACGGCGACAAATTCGACCTTCCCACCGTCATGGGGACCATGATTTACTCCGACCCCGAGAACGCGTTCCCCCTCGCACTTCTCGACGGCACGGAACTGACGATGCTCCGCACGGGTGCGGCCGCCGCCGTCGCCACCGACTACCTCGCCGTCGAAGACGCCTCGTCGATGGGTATCATCGGCGCTGGTGTCCAGTCGTACACGCAACTTCGCGCAATCAGCGAGGTCCGCGACATCGAGGAAGTCGTCATCTCCGACCTCGACGAAGAACGCGTCGCCGACTTCATCGACGCCTTCGAGGGCGAGTTCGACATCCGCGCAGGGTCCATCGAGGAGGCCGCCCAGTGTGACGTTCTCTCGACGGTCACGCCGGTCGAATCGCCCATCGTCCCCCGCGACGCCGTCGGCGACAACACCCACATCAACGCGATGGGTGCCGACGCAGAAGGCAAGCACGAACTCGCCGACGAGGTGCTTCTGGACGCGAAACTCGTCATCGACGACCACGCCCAGACGACCCACTCCGGCGAAATCAACGTCCCGTACCACGAGGGCGTCCTCTCCGACGACGACATCTACGGCGCAATCGGCGAAATCGTCGTGGGAAGCAAAGACGGCCGAACCGAAGACGACGGCATCACCGTCTTCGACTCGACCGGACTCGCGATTCAGGACGTCGCGGCCGCACACGTCGCCTACGAACACGCTATCGAGAACGACAACGGCTACGCCTTCGACCTGCTCGGCCTCGCCGACGAGTAA
- a CDS encoding DUF7535 family protein: MSEEESLSLPEKAYRTVTPGSSTRPDMEMDSIGWTMFLILVVLMVPLLPFIVIVYVFSKLFDYLAAQRGSGET, from the coding sequence ATGAGCGAAGAGGAATCCCTGTCCCTCCCGGAGAAGGCCTACCGAACAGTCACACCGGGGTCGAGTACGCGTCCCGACATGGAGATGGACTCTATCGGGTGGACGATGTTTCTCATCCTCGTCGTCCTGATGGTGCCCCTCCTTCCCTTCATCGTCATCGTGTACGTGTTCTCCAAACTGTTCGATTACCTCGCGGCACAGCGCGGGTCCGGGGAAACGTGA